A single Microbacterium protaetiae DNA region contains:
- the coxB gene encoding cytochrome c oxidase subunit II — protein sequence MPSKRRLRWLALPLGAGAAAALAGCTSTQLHGFLPGFEDADAPPATNHTDMVAGLWTNSWIVLLIVGFLTWGLMLWAMVAYRRRKGQTGLPVQLRYNMPIEIFYTVVPLILVAGMFAFTARDQAILETQDENPDVSVTAIGKQWSWDFQYNGEAEDNSDAVWSMGTQAQPDAGGNVDQDALPTLYLPVDESVRIDLQSRDVAHSFWIIDFLYKKDLYIGKDNSWSFTPTREGTYQGKCAELCGEYHSAMLFQVKVVSADEYQQHLQELRDEGNTGDITDEYDRLGNAPGTDAQNEGEN from the coding sequence GTGCCCTCGAAACGTCGCCTCCGCTGGCTCGCCCTCCCGCTCGGCGCCGGTGCGGCCGCCGCGTTGGCGGGCTGCACGTCGACCCAGCTCCACGGGTTTCTGCCCGGGTTCGAGGATGCCGACGCCCCGCCGGCCACGAACCACACCGACATGGTTGCCGGCCTGTGGACGAACTCCTGGATCGTGCTTCTGATCGTCGGCTTCCTCACCTGGGGCCTGATGCTCTGGGCGATGGTCGCGTACCGCCGCCGTAAGGGGCAGACCGGTCTGCCGGTGCAGCTGCGCTACAACATGCCGATCGAGATCTTCTACACGGTCGTGCCGCTGATCCTGGTGGCCGGTATGTTCGCCTTCACCGCCCGCGACCAGGCGATCCTCGAGACACAGGATGAGAACCCCGACGTGTCGGTCACCGCTATCGGCAAACAGTGGTCATGGGACTTCCAGTACAACGGCGAGGCCGAAGACAACTCCGACGCCGTGTGGTCGATGGGCACACAGGCTCAGCCCGACGCGGGCGGCAACGTGGATCAAGACGCCCTGCCGACCCTCTACCTTCCGGTGGACGAGAGCGTGCGCATCGATCTGCAGTCGCGCGATGTGGCCCACTCGTTCTGGATCATCGACTTCCTGTACAAGAAAGACCTGTACATCGGCAAGGACAACTCGTGGTCGTTCACCCCGACCCGCGAGGGCACGTACCAGGGCAAGTGCGCCGAGCTGTGCGGTGAGTACCACTCGGCCATGCTCTTCCAGGTGAAGGTGGTCAGCGCCGACGAGTACCAGCAGCATCTGCAAGAGCTGCGCGACGAAGGCAACACGGGCGACATCACCGACGAATACGACCGGCTGGGCAATGCGCCCGGGACCGACGCCCAGAACGAGGGAGAGAACTGA
- a CDS encoding HesB/IscA family protein, with the protein MTDTALTTEQPVREHGVLLTDAAADKVKSLLAQEGRDDLRLRVAVQPGGCSGLIYQLYFDERFLDGDHAVDFGGVEVIVDEMSIPYLDGATIDFQDTIAQQGFTIDNPNAAGSCACGDSFH; encoded by the coding sequence ATGACCGACACAGCGCTGACCACCGAACAGCCCGTCCGCGAGCACGGGGTGCTGCTGACCGATGCGGCCGCCGACAAGGTGAAGAGCCTGTTGGCTCAGGAGGGTCGCGACGACCTGCGCCTGCGTGTTGCCGTGCAGCCGGGCGGATGCTCCGGGCTGATCTATCAGCTGTACTTCGACGAGCGCTTCCTCGACGGCGACCACGCCGTCGACTTCGGGGGCGTCGAGGTCATCGTCGACGAGATGAGCATCCCGTATCTGGACGGGGCCACGATCGACTTCCAAGACACGATCGCACAGCAGGGTTTCACGATCGACAACCCCAACGCAGCCGGCAGCTGCGCGTGCGGCGACAGCTTCCACTGA